A region from the Canis lupus dingo isolate Sandy chromosome 9, ASM325472v2, whole genome shotgun sequence genome encodes:
- the ARL5C gene encoding putative ADP-ribosylation factor-like protein 5C, with protein sequence MGQLIAKLMGIFGNQEHKVIIVGLDNAGKTTILYQFLMNEVIHTSPTIGSNVEEIVLQKTHFLMWDIGGQEALRSTWNSYYSNTEFIILVIDSTDRDRLLTTREELHKMLAHEALRDASVLIFANKQDMKNSMTTVEISQFLTLSAIKDHPWHIQGCCALTGEGLPAGLQWMHSQATAN encoded by the exons ATGGGACAACTGATCGCCAAGTTGATGGGCATCTTCGGGAACCAGG AACACAAGGTTATCATCGTGGGACTGGACAATGCAGGAAAGACCACCATTCTCTACCAGTT CCTGATGAATGAAGTGATCCATACATCTCCCACCATCGGTAGCAACGTGGAGGAGATTGTTCTGCAAAAGACACACTTCCTCATGTGGGACATAGGGGGACAGGAGGCTCTGCGCTCTACCTGGAACTCATACTACTCCAACACGGAG TTCATCATCCTTGTGATTGACAGCACGGACCGGGACCGGCTGCTGACCACTCGAGAGGAGCTGCATAAGATGCTGGCCCATGAG GCTCTGCGAGACGCTTCCGTCCTGATCTTTGCCAACAAGCAGGATATGAAGAACTCCATGACCACCGTGGAGATCTCTCAATTCCTCACTCTTAGCGCCATCAAAGACCACCCATGGCACATACAGGGCTGCTGTGCCCTCACCGGGGAAGG gctgcctgcggggctCCAGTGGATGCACTCTCAGGCCACCGCCAACTGA